CCGCCTGTGGCGGCCACAAGAAGGTGGCCAAGGCGGAAACGCCTGCCGAGACCCCGGTGGTGGAAGTGAAGACCCCGGAGCTGGATGGTCGCGGCAGCTACCGCTTCCTGATGAGCAACGGCGACAAGAAGATGACCGCCGATGAGTTCGATGCCTGGATGAAGGCCAACGGCATCCGCGTTGCCAAGGGCAACGGCCAGGACGCTGCCGCCAAGCCGGTGGTGGTGGCCAGCAAGGAAGAGCCGAAGGGCAAGAAGAAAAAGAAGTGACGCCGGGAGGTGCCGACCTGGGTCGGCACGCTTTGGGTGATGGGGTCAGAACCCTTTCCTGTGGAAAGGGATCCGACCCCGGCCATGATCAGCCCTTGACCACGCCCAGTTCGATGCCGATGCGGGTGAAGGCATCGATCGCGCGGTCCAGGTGCTCGCGGCTGTGCGCGGCGCTGATCTGGGTGCGGATGCGGGCCTGGCCCTTGGGCACGACCGGGAAGAAGAAGCCGATGGCGTAGATGCCTTCTTCGAGCAGGCGCTCGGCGAACTTCTGCGCCAGCGGTGCGTCATACAGCATCACCGGGCTGATCGGATGCACGCCCGGCTTCACGTCGAAACCGGCGGCGGTCATCTTTTCGCGGAAGTAGGCGGTGTTCTCGGCCAGGGTGCTGCGCAGGTCGTCGGCGGCAGCCAGCATTTCGAATGCCTTGATGCCGGCGGCCACGACGTGCGGCGGCAGCGAGTTGGAGAACAGGTACGGGCGCGAGCGCTGGCGCAGCAGTTCGATCACTTCGGCGCTGGCGCAGGTGAAGCCGCCCAGTGCGCCGCCCATGGCCTTGCCCAGGGTGCCGGTGATGATGTCGATCTTCTCCAGCACGCCCTTGACCTCGGCCGAGCCGCGGCCGGTGGCACCGAGGAAGCCGGTGGCGTGGCACTCATCGATGTGCACCAGCGCGTTGTACTTCTTTGCCAGCGCGGTTATCTCGTCCAGCGGCGCGATGAAGCCGTCCATCGAGAACACGCCGTCGGTGGTGATCAGCTTGGTCTTGCAGCCGGCGGCATCGGCAGCCTGCAGCTGGGCTTCCAGGTCGGCCATGTCGCAGTTGGCGTAGCGGAAGCGCTTGGCCTTGCACAGGCGCACGCCGTCGATGATCGAAGCGTGGTTCAGCGCGTCGGAAATGATCGCGTCGTTCTCGCCGAGCAGCGGCTCGAACAGGCCGCCGTTGGCGTCGAAGCAGGCCGCGTACAGGATGGTGTCCTGCTTGCCGAAGAAGTCGGCGATCTGCTTCTCCAGCTGCTTGTGCAGGTCCTGGGTACCGCAGATGAAGCGCACCGAGGCCATGCCGAAGCCGTGGGTATCCAGTGCGTCCTTGGCGGCCTGGATCAGGTCCGGATGGTCGGCCAGGCCCAGGTAGTTGTTGGCACAGAAGTTCAGCACCTTGCGGCCGTCGTCGAGGGTGATCTCGGCCGACTGCGGGCTGGTGATGATCCGCTCGGACTTGAACAGGCCCTGGGCGCGGATGGCGTCCAGTTCCTCGGCGTAGTGGCGGGTCAGGGCGGAGGAGGCGTCGGTCATGGCGTGGGCACGGCTCTGAACGGGAAACCGCTGATTCTACCGGGCATCGCCGCGTGCCAACCGGCCCGGATGGGGCATCGCCACGGCCGGCACATGTTGCATCGCAATAGCAAACTGGTTAAAAATTCGTGAACCGGAGCTGTCCCGTTCCGGCTGAAACGCCCGCTCCCCGCCTTCCACGCCACCGCCCCCACCGGAGACGCTCATGAAGCACGCCCGTGCCTGCCTCGCCATTGCCGCTGCCCTGACCCTCGCACCGTTCGCGGCCAGCGCCCAGGAAAACGAATCGCCGTACAGCTGGAACGTGACCGCCGTTTCCGATTACCTGTTCCGTGGCGTGTCGCAGACCGACGAGAAGCCGACCCTGCAGG
The sequence above is a segment of the Stenotrophomonas maltophilia genome. Coding sequences within it:
- the kbl gene encoding glycine C-acetyltransferase, with product MTDASSALTRHYAEELDAIRAQGLFKSERIITSPQSAEITLDDGRKVLNFCANNYLGLADHPDLIQAAKDALDTHGFGMASVRFICGTQDLHKQLEKQIADFFGKQDTILYAACFDANGGLFEPLLGENDAIISDALNHASIIDGVRLCKAKRFRYANCDMADLEAQLQAADAAGCKTKLITTDGVFSMDGFIAPLDEITALAKKYNALVHIDECHATGFLGATGRGSAEVKGVLEKIDIITGTLGKAMGGALGGFTCASAEVIELLRQRSRPYLFSNSLPPHVVAAGIKAFEMLAAADDLRSTLAENTAYFREKMTAAGFDVKPGVHPISPVMLYDAPLAQKFAERLLEEGIYAIGFFFPVVPKGQARIRTQISAAHSREHLDRAIDAFTRIGIELGVVKG